A region of the Ranitomeya imitator isolate aRanImi1 chromosome 10, aRanImi1.pri, whole genome shotgun sequence genome:
AGTCAGTGTTtaggccagtgattggctacaaCAGTCACATGGATGTTACTCATGATCCCTACAGCAAGGTAAGTGGAAGTCCAGACAGAGTTGCCGAAAAGCCCAGTGGGAAGGGGCcacgttgctgttttttttaatattgtttttgtaGAATCTGTTTTTCGACCACCATGTCCAAACCAAGCACAGCCATTCGGGGCACCCTTGTCATAGCCAAAAAGTTCAGTGTCCTTTTTCACCTCCGCTGTCAATGAAGGATAGAGGAGGGGGACATAGATGAAAAACAAGGAGGTGAAAATGATTGGCCATGCTTGGGTATCCCAAAATGCCTGTGCTTGGTTTTGGACAGTCGTTTTTTGCCGATAAACTCCTTTTATAAAGACAGGTGAAAACCACCAGAGCTGGAGTATTGCAGCTCTGCTCCATTGTAGTGAATGGTCTGAGTTACAATATTGCAGCTCTAGTGGTTTTCACCCGTCTCCATAAAAGGTCCATAGAAGGAGTCAACAAAAAATGACTGTGAACAGATTGggtgcaaaaataataaaaaaattatatatatatatatttttttttatttttttttattatcatttttattattattttttttcaagaACTCGGCAACGTGTTCTATTCACTgactgcttgtttgtttttttttgtgtgtgacctAATTTAAcaccttttacattttttttcgaaCATCTACAAAAGCTCTTTGTcagcatttgcatttttttttattctttttttttttttttttttttttttttaaatttaacgtGAAATCtgccaaccaaaaaaaaaaagggaacaagaTGTTTGGATGTGTGTTGTGCAACTTCAACCATGTATTTTCTGGGTCTTTTGGTCGTATTGCAAACTTAGCTTTTTTTTGAGTTAAAAGTTACATGATCCTTTTTAAAATGTCACATGTTGGTCTTCAACTGCgccaaaaaaactgcaaaaaaaaaaaagagtaaaacgcTTCTGCACATACATTTGAAGAAAAATTAAGTGTCGAAAAGCTTTAAAAGAAAGTGCAAAACGTAATGGATtgggcaggaaaaaaaaatcagcaaaaaaagagagaaaatgaCAAAAGAAAAAAAGTTCAAATTAATTGACGAATCATCCCCATAAGTTGTAGTGTGTCCTCTGTATCGTGCAATGTTGGACCTCATGCTCTGATCTTGGGGATATGCAACTTCAATGGGGAAGAACTTGCCTTTCATTTGTTTGGACTTTTCAAACTAAATCATAAAAATGTTGCTAATCTTTTAAGTCCCACAGTCCACGTTCAAtttgagcaattttttttaaatatatatacagtaatcCTTGTGTGTTCTGGCATCATTTATTTAACGATAAAACCGTGTTCCCGTCATGAATGGCTGAGCCTCTTTTCTTGTATCCTGTTATATATTTTGGCTTTGCAGCAGCTGTCTGACACTAATTGCTGAAGTTAAATTTTTTAGATATCTCCTAATAAGAAGTCCTTCTCCATTTTCTCCTGTGTTTTTATATTTCTTTCTTTTTACCAAAAGTTTGACTAAGGAAATAATACATGAAGGAAATGTTAGAGACCTTGATAAAGTTTTATAAAACAAGacgatgaaaaacaaacaaaactaaCAAATTTATAGTATTCCCAAACTGAGGAAGATTTCTTCAAAGGGTATTCACACCTTTAAACATTAAAGGGGTCATCTGTCTTTtcacccccacaaaaaaaaaaaagaaacttcagAGCATTTTTATTTTGTGCCGGGGCTGCAGAGGTGGCTCATGATAGTAGTTTTAGCTTCAGACCGTTCTTCCTCCTTCCTATGTCTTCTCTCCTTGGACTAGTCCTCCTCCAGGTCTAAACACCATCTTGCCAATTCCAAAAGGAACCCCAAGAACTGTGAGCTCTCATGTGGTGCCAATGAACCTTAGGAGGCAGTCATGACCCATAGATGTACCATCAGCAATGTCAGAAGGTGGCAAAGCTGTAGCAGTCTAGGGACCATCGGGGAACTATGCCGATTCTGGGCTGAAAATTAATAAATTAGAAAAGTTGTGTGCCctgatatgcaaattgtctcttcagataggacgaggacttgaactctagcgccacttACTGGAAGTAACAATcttaagtcaatatcgaccctttaacgatccttaggataaaagccaaaccataatCTCAACTTGTAGGCACGTGTTTTGGGATATtaccccctcctcagtgcaaagcatgagctcTAATTTCACCTCTGACTGgggtaatgtttttttttcttgtggaagGGTAAGGAGACCTAAAGGCCGTGCAATGCTCCCCAGAGGACTAGAAGTCTCCTTACTCTGTTACATCAGGCTTGTTACTCTCTAAAAAGAGAAACAATGCTACGATACACAGATTGGATGGTGAAAAGTATAAAACCAGACATTTCCTTTAATGACGTATCCACAAGATAAGCCATAACGGTGTTACGCATCCCACCGCTTGGTCCTGCAGAATAGTATTACACTAACCCCACCAAGAGTGGTCTTCCCGATTCCCCCCACCCCTTCTACTTTCTTAGCaggacccatagaagtgaatagtaaGCTACACATATGTGGTGGCTAGCGGTCAGGAACCGATGGATAGGCCGTAAACGTCAAAGGTGGGAATACCCCGTTAAGACTAAGGTTTGGTATTTGCAGGGTCATACGTGCCATATCCACTCACGAGATGCCATCCCGTTGAGTAATATGGTGCAGGTGACTGAAAACCACACACACGGCGATGTCATCTGTAAATGTGTCACCAAGTCTTTACGATTCGGCGTCGGCCAGAACGCCATCAACTCCTTTCCCTCTTCGTTTGGCTTCTCCATTCATATCTATGACCAGTTTAGATTAAACTTTTCTTTTTCGCTGAAACTTTTACTTTCCTGGAGAACCAACTTCTGTGTCCCACCTTCGTTACTGACTGCTAAATAATAGCCCGATTTTAGAGCTGATTGGAACTTGAAGCCGCCGTCGTCTTCGCAGAATTCTTTTTGGAAAAAGATGACGTCACTGCGGTTTCCGCCAATATCGTTGGGTAAGTCTCCTTTCTGTAAGAGTGAAAGCGTCCACATATTACTTTAAAGTGCTAGAGAACATGCCCAGTCCTGAGTCTGCCCTTCATTGACCCTTCTGCTTCTTCAGGCATTGTATCAATCAACACATTAAAACAAATGGACACATTTTTAACAACTGAATTAAATGTATTTTTGTTATTTGGGTATTATTAAATATGTTGGACCATTTGGCTTCTACaacctgtgtgtatatgtgtatacgtACATGGACTGCAGGGTAAGTTACCAGTCAGTCAGCAAATAATGcagtaaatgataaaactgacctgctattatgattctctaggtcattacgagttcgtagatggcatacatgtatagattcttttttatttaaggggtGAAACAAAAAACTCAAAAGTTTGTCAACCCcctcccccctcaaaaaaaaaaagcgccattttgagacctgtagcttctccatttttttgTCATCCGGGGCCGGCTGGGAGCTTATCTTTTGCACAATGAGCTGAAGtttgtattgataccattttggtgtggatacgatgttttgatctcccgttattgcattttattacaatattgcggtgaccaaaaaaagtaattccggCGTTTTGATTTGCGCAGTTTACCGATTGGATTGATCCATTTTTtatcttgatagatcaggtgattctaaaAGTGGTGatgccaaatgtgtattttttttaagtttttttttttgtttgtttttattttgaatggggcaaaagctgcgatcttctgatcgcttgtgttacacatagcagggcttcagctgctttgtgtagcagaaatgctcatctgctatgaaggCCGGCCACAAGACAGCGCTCCTAGCAgttcagcaatgacaaccacagcgccccacgatcatgtgacgtggGCGCCGATGGGCGAAGCTAATGGCATACATCCGGTCTgcacgagttaaatgccactgtcagagattgacaagtcTATCTCGTAGTGGAGGCGACCGGCGGGGCAACAAGTCAGCGAGACCACTCGGCGCAAGGATGTTTCTCGTCAGTGAGGTTGATTACACTCTCACTTCTCATGAACCAAGGTATGCACAGTCCAGATTTCGGTACAGTCAACCGTCTCTTAGCAGTTACAGCCATTTTTCCGAGTGACTCGCTCTGTACAATCACAGgatgttcaattttttttgcatTCTCAAATTATATATGCAATAGGACAGAAAGAGTGAACTCACGTGCTCTTTTGGGGCATCACAGTGTGACGAAGGCTGGCTTGGCTATTAAAATAAgcagtcactccagctctattttctGCATGGTGCCACCTCCTCCTGCTTTAGTGACGTCTCCTTGGCCTGAAGTCATAcaacatagaggctgtcagtcaagcaggaggcagcGGAGGGCGGTGAATACAGCTGAAGTgacaggcttcagatctaccatagcacttcagcctcatttgcataccaGGTCAAATGATGATTTTCTCAGTAATGGTGGAAAGgactgaccatgtaaaggtatttctggacttgtctttgaaaaaagCTACATGGGCAAATAAATCGTTTGGGGACtgaaatcttgctgacagattcccttttacttaggtttttttttaaccaaatcaaCTGAATATGTCAAGGTCACTTTATTGCATACTTCTTGGATTGGGGCAGCTCTGTTGGCATAGTAAAGCGAGTCTGAGTTGAATGATGATATTTAACCCTGaccttttttccttaataatatcTTGCTGGCCCTGATTTTTGATCACTACATGTCCGGCATTGGAAGCTTTCTCCACGCTGCTAGTACGGGTGGCACTGTGCTTGTACTGATTATTGAAGGGGCACTTTGGTCGCCATTATTGGAGTGTAGCCAGTAAACTGTGCATCACATCCCAAACCTCCTCAAACGCAAGTAGACGTGATCTGGCCGACCTTCAGTCTCCTCTGACGTTGTCTTACCTTGAAGTAAAGCTGCATGTCTTCCGTGCAGCACATGTAATATTTCTTATCTTTATGCTTTACTCCGAAGGCAACTGAAAGTCCGTCACTCCTGCAAGTTGAGTTATATATCTGAAGCTCAAATCTCTGCCAGTCTAAAAACAAAAATATGAAACACACACAACTTTGTCTTATTTTAATTTTAACGGCTAAAGTTGCTGACcgttgtgaatttttgaaaaccgtACCTGCAAATTTGGGCATTTCCTGAGCCAAAAAAAATGAATTTATGTACATCCCAAATGTTGGCGTTTTGGGGGTGCTCTGAGGGCAGGACTTAAATGTCCTTCCAACACTGATGTTGGTAAGTAACAATATAGTTCCATTTATCAGCTGTATATTTGGGGTTCAAATTCTGTCCTGGTGCTCTACACATACATGTGCTTTCAGTTGTCGAGATATGAGTAATAGTATTTCTACAATAATCCTCcacgacagcaccacaggaggataTCACCCCACCCTAATAGGGACAAGAAACACAAGGAGGTCAAATAGCCCCTTCCTCATCCTCTctgcagtgtttttcctgtccctattggGATGTAGAGGTCAGTAGACACTGTTTAGAAAATACCTGGAATAACCAGGCAGCAGAGATCAGTTCGACTGCCTTTGCCTTTCCTATTCAATGCTGCTTTGGTCTCCTCAGACTCGGGACTCCTCATCCAGTCTGCACCCTCGTGTAAAGACGGGTGAGTGTTAGGCTGGAGGTCTCTCTGAGTGCATGTGTAATGCACGCCCAAGTCTCATCGGAAGTAACGTCAGACGCCGGGCGCTCCCTCATGACGTCGCTTCCGGTTGCATTCATCATCTCTGGCCGGTTACAGAGGATTTGGCGGAGGATCAAGATGAAGTCCATCAAATCGACGGTCTCCTTGATAGGTTAGaacttcgtcatggcaaccattcaTTTACAGGACAGTTATTATGTCCTGATCCAACCTACAGGAGATTTACAGTTACCCAAGGAAAACAAGTACAAGATGAGGATATCCAGAAGCAGATCTTTTTGTAGGTCACCAGAACTCAAAAGTAGATCAGTACTTCCCCCTGAACCCAACCAATGCCTGCCTAGGCGAGGACTTATTTACCCACCAGTAGAAATTCAAACTTGCATATGTTTCCACAGATTCAGGTCCTAGCAAGAACCCTACAGAGGATAAGAGCCGAGAATGTCAAGGTAATCCTAATAAGCATCTCTCTAGCTGAAGAGAAGCTGATTTGGCATCTTGAACAACTTGAGGATTGAAAATCCTCTGATTCTCCCACCAATCAGAAACCACCTTAACCAGGGCCCAATCTACCACCCAGCCTGTGTCTGGCTGCTTGGCTTCTGAGTTCACAATTTTAAAAACTAATGGCCTCTCAGATTGTCATTCAGACCCTCCAAAAGAGTATAAAGCGAGTGAAGCAGTGACTCAGTAAAGTTCAAAGGAAgatgtctttaatgtccaaaactTCCAAATAAAAAGGCAAAACGGTATCCTCCAGGACGTCAAGACAGTCCGCATCTGAGACCGGttgccgtgggcaactgcaccaccgtTTCATGCTGAGTGGCGCCAGACGTTAGCTTCCCTTGTTTCTGTTTTACCTCACACAAGCTGGATGTTGCAGACCCACCTGAtctgcagcttgcaaaccaacACTGGTACATCCAACCAAAGGGTTGGGATCTGTGGCCATggaccacttgtaagacccggctgtAGAGAttgaactgccccactaccatcctgtagttcactccaaaaatataAGCCCATGTCGGGTTTCCTTAAATCTGCcgtggccaaatagcttgaccaagtcCGCACTTACTTTTATcctgcactgcaatcacagctatgtctctgactgcaatgcactccaccgGCCTCAGtacgcttctatgcgcatcctggggggctACATACTGACCCTCGCACACAACACCCCTCACTGTCACACACTAGTGACAAATGTCATATATAAAATATGGAAGACCTTTGAGACTTGGCGTGCAGCTAATCCTCCAGACCCTAGACTTCCTGCAAGAAGATCTGGAAAAGGGCCTCAAACCAAGCACCGTCAAGGTTCAGGTTGCAGCCCTAAGCTCCTATTTTGACCAGAGCATAGCAGATCACTGCTGGGTAAAAAGGTTCATGATTTCAGCTTCCTGTTTTACGTCCCAGATTGACCAAGCTAATCCCATCCTGGGACCTAAATATTGTCCTTGAGGGTCTGACACTACCGCCATTTGAACACTTAACCTCGATAGAACTGGACAAACTATCCTGGAAAACCCTTCCTGGCAGCGATCACTACAACAGGCAGGAGAGTGGGTGAACTTCAGGCCCTTTTTAATCTATGACCCATATTTGAGAATCCTGAATGACAGACTTGTTCTCTGACTTGACCCATCCTTCTTGCCCAAGGTGGTCTCAGAGTTCCAGAGGTCACAGGAAATTTTTCACTCCTTCTGCCAAAATACAGCAAATGATAGAGGAAGAGTTCCATTCCTTAGATGTAAGAATAGTGACCCTTCGTTACCTCCAACAAATGTAACCTTGGAGGAGAGATCAGAATCTTTTTATCCAACTCTGCGGCCAAAATAAAGAAAAGAACACCTCAAAAAGCACTTTTACAAACTGGATTAAGAAAGCAATTTGTGAGACATATCAACACCAAAACCTCTTGCCCCCAGAAAAACGTGCAGGTCGCTCCACTAGGACCGTGTCTCTTCTGGGCTTAGAAGACCAGCGCTTCCATTGAGCAGTTCTGCAGAGCTGCTATCTGGCCCTTGGTTTATACCTTCTCCAAACAATATAGGCTAGACTTAATGTGTTTGAAAGACTTATCCTGGAGAACGTTTGTCCTAAAAGCTATTGCCCCTCCCTAACATTTGTCGTTGATATTCCTACtttcctcctgtggtgctgtcgtgAAGGGTtattggagaaaatagaattaaacTTACCGGTAACTTGGTTTCGAATAACCTTCCCATAAAAGGACGGGTAATTCTCTCCCCTTTCTCGTTATTTCTTGTATTACTTTGAATCCGGTGATAATATATTTTGAAGCATTCATACTCTTGTGATCCTTTAGAAAAACACTGGAAAGAGGATGAGGGAGTGCCTATTTGACCtccttgtgtttcctgtcccaattTGGGTGAGCTGACATCCTCCTGTGATGCTGTTGTGGAGGATTCTTAGAAACCAAATTACtgttaagtctaattctattttctggcCAGTATAAAACCTGTATCGTGCATTATTTTACCTGTTCAGGCTTTACCTCTTATTTTAAGTTGCCTCTGAGTTACATAGAGACTAGCTGCTATAAGTCTATCATATACAACTCACGCAGCACAGACATTAGAGATTGTTGCTCTCCTGTCTTTATGCAGCAAATGTTCAGGATCAGCAGCGGTGTGAGTATCCTACAACGGTGctgagcaatgtagctgtgaatccagctttgggTTGAGATAAAACACTTAATAACCACCAACAACTATGCAAATATGTAGAACACATTAAAAATCAATAGAATAGAAAAATAAAACTACACAtagatgttaaaaaataaaataaagttactTAGGCTAGAACGAAGTAATGGCTCATATAAAGCATATCTCAATAGGTGTGACACGTAAGCATTAATCCAAGCGACAATTGTCCCATAAAAGCCGCACAACAGAGGGTAACACATACAACACAGGCAGGACAAGTAGAGTTGGCAAGTATTCCTAGAATGCCCAGCGAGACCGGGAGCCATACTAACTGAACCAGAGTCTCTGGGCTTTCTAGTAATTCGTCAGTGACTGTTTAAGAAAGATTTTCATCATCTCTTAGGACAAGGATCCTTGAACTCCTGAATAAAAATGAAATGTAAAGACTCATCCTCTCCTGGTTGCAGGCTTCAAAAAGTTGTCCGGTATGCTTTACGTATGGAACAAGTCTAACTGATCGATAAACATTAAGAATGCATTGGACACAATGGCTGCTCTCACTACCTGATCCTGGGTTAGCAAAGACCGCAGTACCACCATCGGGGTCATCCGGGTGAGCTTCCAAGCATTGTTTGAAAATATTCTCAATAGTTGCTGTTATGCACCTTTTTGACTTCCTCCATGCATCTGTCTGTAAATTGTCTGTAATGTCAATAATGCATTGAACATTAGAGAAAGGTAAAAATATAGACACTTGATACTGAAATTTAAATTGCTCCTGTACTTTCTGATGATCTTATTTCATACAAAAAGTGATAAACAGACAATCTACAAAAAGTTTTTGAAGTTATTTTGTTTTACTCCTGAAAATTTACCCATAAGTGCCGGCCTATATGTGTTTCCTTTCCTTTTAAATTGCTACCTACTACCTGTATTCAAATGTAATTAATCTCTAACAAAGACACTGAGACGGATGACAGGAAGTGGTGGCGggtcttgtctctctacaggaagtggggggagggtctttgcctctctataggaagtgggggtgggtcttgtctctctacaggaagtggggggaggGTCTTTGCCTCTCTATAAGAAGTGGTGGCGggtcttgtctctctacaggaagtggggggagggtctttgcctctctataggaagtgggggtgggtcttgtctctacaggaagtggggggagggtctttgcctctctataggaagtgggggcgggtcttgtctctctacaggaagtggggggaggGTCTTTGCTTCTCTATaggaagtaggggtgggtcttgtctctctacaggaagtgggggagggtctttgcctctataggaagtggggggcgggtcttgtctctctacaggaagtggggggagggtctttgcctctctacaagaagtgggggtgggtctctgcctctacaggaagtggttggtctttgcctctctacaggaagtgggggaggatctttgcttctctacaggaagtggttggtctttgcctctctacaggaagtgggggaggatcTTTGTTGCTCTTCAATAAACGGTTCATCTTTCTCTCTCCACTTGAAGTTGTGGggtttttgtctctacaggaaTTGGGGGGTCTTTGCCTCTCTACAATAAGTGGTtggtctttgtgtctctacaggaagtggggggtctttgcttctctataggaagtgggaggtctttgtctctacaggaagtgggggaggctCTTTGTTGCTCTACAATAAGTTGTGGGTCTTTGTGTCTCTACGGGAAGTGGGGGGGTCTttgcttctctacaggaagtggttggtctttgcctctctacagggTGTGGGCTCAGGTCTTTGTCTTTCCATGAAGTGGGCTGGGTatttgtctctataggaagtggggcatCTTTGTATCTACAGCAAgtggtgtgttgttttttttctcaacaggaagtgggggcaggttttTAGCTCTGTACAGGAAATGGGGCAGGAGATGGAACTCTACCAAAGTGTCATTGCATCACTTTGTAATCTACAcattttattcagattttttttataCAATAGTATAAACAACCATTTTTATATTTAGAGGTGATGTCTGATTAATGTGACTTTATTTGAATTGACGCCAGGTCGGCAATGAATTGATGTGCTACTTCTTAATCACCCAGCAATTAATTTGTCACCAGGGGAAGCTACGACATACTTGCCAATTTTTAGGGAGGCATCATTGGAAGGAAGCAACCGTGGCATGCTAACTGGCTGTCAGATCTTTTTCCCTATAGCTgcaactccttttttttttttttccaacccaTACCTTCCCCATGCATCTTCCACACCCCTATATATTTATTCTGATGTCCTGAAAGCAACGTTTGTAAAGTGCTCCCAGAATATTTCCTTATTCTTTCGGTAGCCCTCCCCTTTTTCTTCCAGGAAGGTCAAGAGTTGGAAATCTATTTCCTCTCCTTACTTGCATCTTAATAAATGAATAATTGCTTTGGTCTAGCAGAGCTAGAGCTGTCTATGTTGGCTTTTAAAGGTAGGTCCTAAATCAGATCCCTTTTTAATAAAAGTGATGGTGATTTCATCTTGGAGATGGATGTGTAGACTGGTTCGGGATTTCTGGTAGTTATGAAGAGTGTGAGGAAAAACACCTCACCATCTTCTATGACTGGTATGTTCTGGAGCACAGATAAACGTCTTTCGACACAAAGCAGATTTGAAGGAGAATCCAGCTTCACAGAGTTAAAACTTCATTATTAGTGAATCTTATCAGCAAAGTGGTGAAGTTAAAATAATATGTCCATATTCCATGTCTGTGTCAGCCCGACTATCCATGTTTTTCTGGTGTTTCCACCCTTAGTCATGAAGACACAAATTCATTAATGGTGGAAACGTCAAACGTGTCGTCAAACTAGTTTCTGACCACCCAGACATGGACTATGCACATGTTGTTATCTTAACATGGTTTTTAATCTCGCCACTTTGCTGATAAGGTTCACTAATAAAGAAGATTTAACTCCATGAAGTTGGATCCTCTTTCAAAGTTACTAGTAGTAGCACCTTTGGTCTACACATAACAGGAAGTCTAATGGATGATCTAGACCCATCGGGAGTGGTTATCATTTATTTCTCATGGTCCCTTCCGCACAGGTCTGTACAGTTATTGGTTGTTTGCCCAGACTGTAACAGGATTTATAGCTACCAGTCTCCTTATCTGTGAATTTAAGGTCACATTTACAATGCATTTATTAATGCTGACCCTAGAAAGTATCAATAAACATGAACCAATGTTTACCCGACTGGTCATAAATCTGTTTCCGGCTTGGTAGAGATAAGAGTTTTACTGCAACGGAAGTCAATAAAGATAAAATAATTGCTGGAATATTCAAGCACCTGGTTATTTCTATATATTCTATTTCACCACACCCCGATATAATGTGTTACTATCATTTTTTCTTTATTGTTCCTTTTGAAATAAGCACAGTAATATGAGGCCGGTACCAAGCAACAACCGGTGTGACAGAAAGTGACAGCTGTGTGACGTTCTAGTGAGAGATGAATGAATCAAATTCATCATGAATTTCCTGAAAAATGCTGATTTGCCAGAATGCAACATTTTCGAGATTTTTTTTCTATGTGCATGAATCTACCAATTTTGTTGTAGTTTGTAAGGGGTTGAAAAACAAAATAGTCATTTGTCATAGGAGCGACACTTGCCTATATTCTTCAAGCTTCAGATCGGT
Encoded here:
- the IL18 gene encoding interleukin-18; the encoded protein is MDMTAAEIDFEIFSILDGILHFRDNLQTDAWRKSKRCITATIENIFKQCLEAHPDDPDGGTAVFANPGSDWQRFELQIYNSTCRSDGLSVAFGVKHKDKKYYMCCTEDMQLYFKKGDLPNDIGGNRSDVIFFQKEFCEDDGGFKFQSALKSGYYLAVSNEGGTQKLVLQESKSFSEKEKFNLNWS